A DNA window from Massilia putida contains the following coding sequences:
- a CDS encoding MOSC domain-containing protein, which translates to MAILTHLLLYPIKSCAGIAVRSATVLDSGLFALGVHDREWMLVTDDGQFLTQREHPRMALIRPLPDGGKLRIHAPGMDELALPLAWDEAAAKRTVQIWDDKVDAADCGDAAAAWFSAVLATACRLVRFHRDVVRPTSTKWTNGVEAQTRFADGYPLLLIGQASLDDLNARLVAAGRHALPMDRFRPNLVVDGLDACEEDFLATLTVGGVEIRPVKPCARCPIPSIDQATGIPGPDPLDILQTYRANPRMEGAVCLGMNCIVTAGAGGELHLGQELETEIAF; encoded by the coding sequence ATGGCCATCCTGACCCATCTGCTTCTGTACCCGATCAAATCCTGCGCCGGCATCGCCGTGCGGTCCGCGACCGTGCTCGACTCCGGCCTGTTCGCGCTGGGCGTGCACGACCGTGAATGGATGCTGGTGACGGACGACGGCCAGTTCCTCACGCAGCGCGAGCACCCGCGCATGGCGCTGATCCGGCCGTTGCCGGACGGTGGCAAGCTGCGCATCCATGCGCCCGGCATGGACGAACTGGCGCTGCCGCTCGCGTGGGACGAGGCGGCCGCCAAGCGCACCGTGCAGATCTGGGACGACAAGGTCGACGCCGCCGATTGCGGCGACGCGGCCGCCGCCTGGTTCTCGGCCGTGCTGGCTACGGCCTGCCGCCTCGTGCGCTTCCACCGCGACGTCGTGCGGCCGACGAGCACCAAATGGACGAACGGCGTGGAGGCCCAGACGCGCTTTGCGGACGGCTATCCGCTGCTGCTGATCGGCCAGGCGTCGCTCGACGACCTCAACGCGCGCCTCGTCGCGGCCGGCCGCCATGCGCTGCCGATGGACCGCTTCCGCCCGAACCTCGTCGTCGACGGCCTCGACGCCTGCGAAGAGGATTTCCTCGCCACGCTGACCGTCGGCGGCGTCGAGATCCGTCCGGTGAAGCCGTGCGCGCGCTGCCCGATTCCCTCGATCGACCAGGCGACGGGCATCCCGGGCCCGGACCCGCTCGATATCTTGCAGACCTACCGGGCCAATCCGCGCATGGAAGGCGCGGTGTGCCTCGGCATGAACTGCATCGTGACGGCGGGGGCCGGCGGCGAGCTGCATCTCGGGCAGGAACTGGAAACGGAAATCGCCTTTTAA
- a CDS encoding DUF971 domain-containing protein — protein sequence MTTLPATIENHAAQGVLALRWPDGSEARITHARLRALCPCSACRAQRRAGIEVEADNAVRLAAIEPVGAYALNLAFSDGHRRGIYPYEMLATFA from the coding sequence ATGACGACGCTGCCTGCGACCATCGAGAACCACGCCGCGCAGGGCGTGCTGGCGCTGCGCTGGCCGGACGGCAGCGAGGCGCGGATCACGCACGCGCGGCTGCGCGCCCTGTGCCCGTGCTCGGCATGCCGCGCGCAGCGGCGGGCCGGGATCGAAGTCGAAGCGGACAACGCCGTGCGCCTGGCCGCGATCGAGCCGGTCGGCGCCTATGCGCTGAACCTCGCGTTCAGCGACGGCCACCGGCGCGGCATCTATCCCTACGAAATGCTCGCCACGTTCGCCTGA
- a CDS encoding HEAT repeat domain-containing protein: MTSDFYDDPELAALALRLRDIDATVRRIALLDLADLDGDAHVPLLLAALGDDAASVRTEAARALEAFESPATVRGLARLLSDEDAGVRAAAAQSLSELKLPESARELLPFIATGDPFVRAAALRGVRELRVADSVKPALAALDDPDPLVRREAVAVLGYLKRLDAVDALTRLTIQDPVPEVRRAAAGALGFADETPAVLAALLAALLDPAWQVREEAATTLGKLRLRDAAPALIAALDDAYWQVRLRAARSLGRLRNLDALPGLTSALTHTIGNLRKEAALALGEIGSPAALPALRAAENDLDPEVRKSVRLALQQIGAAA, translated from the coding sequence GTGACTTCCGATTTTTACGACGACCCCGAACTCGCCGCGCTGGCGCTGCGCCTGCGGGATATTGACGCGACCGTGCGCCGCATCGCCCTGCTCGACCTGGCCGACCTGGACGGCGACGCCCACGTGCCGCTATTGCTGGCCGCCCTCGGCGACGATGCCGCTTCCGTGCGCACGGAAGCGGCCCGCGCGCTGGAAGCGTTCGAATCGCCGGCCACCGTGCGCGGCCTCGCGCGCCTGCTGTCGGACGAGGACGCCGGCGTGCGCGCGGCCGCCGCGCAGAGCCTGTCGGAACTGAAGCTGCCCGAATCGGCGCGGGAACTGCTGCCGTTCATCGCTACTGGCGATCCATTCGTGCGCGCGGCCGCGCTGCGCGGCGTGCGCGAGCTGCGCGTGGCCGACAGCGTCAAACCCGCCTTGGCGGCGCTGGATGACCCGGATCCGCTCGTCCGGCGCGAGGCGGTGGCCGTGCTGGGTTATCTGAAGCGTCTCGATGCGGTCGATGCGCTGACGCGGCTGACGATCCAGGATCCGGTGCCGGAGGTGCGGCGCGCCGCGGCGGGGGCGCTGGGGTTTGCCGACGAGACGCCGGCCGTGCTGGCCGCCCTGCTGGCGGCGCTGCTAGATCCCGCCTGGCAGGTGCGCGAGGAAGCCGCGACGACGCTCGGCAAGCTGCGCCTGCGCGACGCCGCCCCGGCCCTCATCGCGGCGCTGGACGACGCGTACTGGCAGGTGCGCCTGCGCGCCGCCCGCAGCCTGGGCCGGTTGCGCAACCTGGATGCGCTGCCGGGCTTGACATCGGCGCTCACGCACACGATCGGCAACCTGAGAAAGGAAGCGGCGCTGGCGCTGGGCGAGATCGGTTCGCCGGCCGCGCTGCCCGCACTGCGCGCGGCGGAGAACGACCTTGACCCGGAAGTGCGCAAGTCCGTGCGCCTGGCGCTCCAGCAGATCGGGGCGGCCGCATGA
- a CDS encoding ABC transporter ATP-binding protein: MNQTTSFERARLAQGGAIEIDRLGIRLGAGAQAFDAVQDVSLSIAPGEFVCVLGPSGCGKSTLLGALAGHWTPSRGSIRVDGAPVAGPHPDRGLVFQQHTLFPWKKVLDNVAFGLKMQGVGRRERRERARDLLGLVGLAGFEDRYPIQLSGGMQQRVEIARVLINHPRVMLMDEPFGALDAQTRLKMQELLLDVWARVNTTIIFITHDIDEALFLADRILVMSPRPGRIIDEIRLDFERPRHPDLMTSNHFTRLKRHCLDLLHPQASITPLARLSPLGPL; the protein is encoded by the coding sequence ATGAACCAGACCACTTCGTTCGAACGCGCGCGGCTGGCGCAGGGCGGCGCCATCGAGATCGACCGGCTCGGCATCCGCCTCGGCGCAGGCGCGCAGGCGTTCGACGCCGTGCAGGACGTGTCGCTGTCCATCGCGCCCGGCGAATTCGTCTGCGTGCTGGGGCCGTCCGGCTGCGGCAAGTCGACCTTGCTCGGCGCGCTGGCCGGCCACTGGACGCCCAGCCGCGGCAGCATCCGCGTGGACGGCGCGCCCGTCGCGGGGCCGCATCCGGACCGCGGCCTCGTCTTCCAGCAGCACACGCTGTTCCCGTGGAAGAAGGTGCTCGACAACGTCGCCTTCGGCCTCAAGATGCAGGGCGTCGGCCGGCGCGAGCGGCGCGAACGGGCGCGCGATCTGCTGGGTCTCGTCGGCCTCGCCGGCTTCGAAGACCGCTATCCGATCCAGCTGTCCGGCGGCATGCAGCAGCGCGTGGAGATCGCGCGCGTCCTCATCAACCATCCGCGCGTCATGCTGATGGACGAACCGTTCGGTGCGCTCGACGCGCAGACGCGTTTGAAGATGCAGGAACTGCTGCTGGACGTGTGGGCGCGCGTGAACACGACCATCATCTTCATCACGCACGACATCGACGAGGCGCTGTTCCTCGCCGACCGCATCCTGGTGATGAGCCCACGGCCCGGGCGCATCATCGACGAGATCCGCCTCGACTTCGAGCGCCCGCGCCATCCCGACCTGATGACGTCGAACCACTTCACGCGCCTGAAGCGCCACTGCCTGGACCTGCTGCACCCGCAGGCCAGCATCACGCCGCTGGCGCGCCTGAGCCCACTGGGCCCTCTCTGA